From the genome of Cytophagales bacterium WSM2-2:
CTGGTAGTTGTGCAGGGGATAACGGGTTTTGCACCAGTCGATAAAGCGAGCATCACGTGTCTCTACTACGATTTCAGAACGGTAGTGCTCGTTGGTATTCAAATACACAAATTCCACACCACCCATTACAATCATGTGATGAAAAGTGGCATCGAAGTCTTCTAGCCACATTACCGTCTCAATACCGGAAATCGCTTTTGCTTCTTCTTTTGTCAGTTTGTGCCCATACCATTTTTCCAGATGTTCATTGGGTTGGCGCAGAAAAAGAATCTCTCTCTTCTTTTCATCACGGAAGCTTGGGCAAATCAAAAGGATGCTTTCCTCTTGCTCAATGCCCGTGAGGTAGAATAAGTCGCTGTTTTGTTTGAACGCCATTGTTCCATCCGCATTGGTTGGCATGGTGTCGTTGGAATTGAACATGGCCAGCGAGCCTGACTTGAGTTCGCTTACCAATCTTTTTCGGTTGTTGATGAAAAGTTGAGGATCAATGGATGCGTGTCGCATAGTAATAATGTATAAATTTCAAGGTCGCCAAGTTAATTAAATGGATATGAAGAAAATAGAATTTGGATTTCGGAATTTAAGATATGTGACAATTGTCCTTCTCCTCGTTGTTGCCGGCAATTCGAGCGCCCAGTACAAACCATCGACTGAGAATCTTCAGAACCGGGAATGGTTTCAGCAATCCCGTTTCGGGCTGTTCATTCACTGGGGGGTCTATAGTGTTTTGGGAGACGGAGAGTGGGTCATGAACAACCAGCGAATTCCAATTTCGACTTATGAAAAACTTCCAGCCTTTTTTAATCCAACCGAATTCAATCCTGCGGAATGGGTGCAGATGGCAAAAGAGGCAGGCATGAAATATATCACGATCACCAGTAAGCATCACGATGGTTTCGCAATGTGGGATAGCCAGGTTTCCGACTACAACATCGTGAAAAAAACACCCTATGGAAAAGATGTTTTGAAAATGCTTGCCGAGGAGTGCAGGAAACAAGGAATCAAATTGTTTTTCTACCATTCACAGCTAGACTGGCATCACCCTGATTATTTTCCAAGAGGATTTACAGGAGGAAGCTTTACCGGTCGTAAGGAAGAAGGCGACTTTAACAAATACCTGGATTACATGGATGCTCAACTGGCAGAACTACTCACTAACTATGGACCGTTGGCTGGAATCTGGTTTGATGGTATGTGGGATAAGGAGAAAGCAGATTGGCGCTTACAGAAAACGTACTCACTCATTCATCAGCTTCAGCCGGGTGCGCTCGTAGGAAGCAATCATCACCTCACTCCAATCGGTGGAGAGGATTTTCAAATGTTTGAGAAAGATTTGCCGGGACATAATACCACAGGCTTTGCTCCAACGCAAAAAGTAGGAGAGCTGCCTAAGGAAACCTGTGAGACAATCAACAACTCCTGGGGATTCAATCTGAAGGATGATCATCACAAAAGCAAGAAAGAGTTGATTCAATATTTAGTCAAGGCAGCCGGTTACGGAGCAAACTTTTTATTGAACGTGGGGCCGATGCCTAACGGGAAAATTCAGCCCGAGCATAAACAAACTCTAAGAGAAGTTGGCGAATGGCTAAAAATTTATGGCGAGACCATTTACGGAACTCAAGGAGGTCCACTGACTGCACGAAATTGGGGAGTAACTACTCAAAATGGGAACAAGGTATACTTACACATTTTGAATTGGCAGGATGAAGCATTGATTATCCCCCGGTTGGAGAAGAAAATTTTATCAGTAAAACTGTTTAAAGAAAAGGCGATTTTGAAATTCAGTGAGAATGAGTTTGGCGTGACTGTGTTGTTGCCAAAATCCTTACAAAATGAAATTGATACTGTTGTGGAGCTTGAACTAAAAAACTAGCTCAGTCCATTGAGAAAATCACGCTCCTCAAAAATTTCCGACTCGATCGTGAAATCATCAGCATCGAGATATGCGGGGAAACGGTCGCGATAAGCTTGCAGTGAGTGAGCGTTGAGTTCGATCGTTTTCGTAGCCTCTACAGTCTCCACTGAAAAAATCGGATCTCCTTTTGGGCCGATGATGGCACTGTAGCCATTGTATTCAATTCCATTGCCATCAGATCCCACACGGTTTACGCCTACACAATAACTTAGGTTTTCGATTGCCCGCGCGCGAAGCAAAGTCTCCCATGCATTAGCACGAACCATTGGCCAATTAGCAACATAAACCAAAAGATCGTAAGAGGGCTTTTTCAGTGTAGCGTTCCAGCGGTTGCGGCTCCACACTGGGAAACGCAGGTCGTAACAAACCAATGGGCATATCCTCCAGCCTTTCCAATGACCAATGAGCAGACTTTCGCCTGGGCTATAGACTGAATGCTCTTCCGCCATGCGGAAAAGGTGGCGCTTATCGTAAGTTTTGAAGTTGCCTCCCGGCTCCATCCACAGCAGACGGTTGTAGTAACGTTCGTGAACGTGTGCAATGAAACTACCCAGGATCAATGCCCCCGTCTGGTCGGCCATCTGTTTCATCCACTTGAAAGTGCGCATATTCATCATTTCCCCCAGTTTTTGGGCTTTCATGGTGAATCCGGTGGTAAACATTTCTGGAAGTACGATCACATCAGTCTGGCCTGCTTTCCAGATTTTTTCCTCAAACATGGCCAAATTGGCTCCAATGTCCTCCCAATGGATGTCTGACTGGATGATCGTGATTTTTAGGTCCTGCATGGCTCTGAAACGGACTGCAAAGAAAACAAGTTTTCTTATAAATCCGTACAGCTATTTATTCTGATTTCAGAGGAAAATTTTCGGTGGTCAAACCTAGATTTTGCGCAATATTTCCCCCGCTTTTTGAAGTGTTCCTTCGCTTTTGGCAAAGCAAAACCGAAGCAGCTTGTTGTCAGTCTGGTCTTTATAGAAAGCCGAAACAGGAATAGGAGCCAGTTTCATCTCCTTGGTCATCCATTCAGCCATTTCAACATCTGATTTTTTGCCCATGCCCTCAAAGGAAAGGAGTTGGAAATAGCTGCCAAAACAGGGCAGGGGCTTTAACGAAGAGCCGTTCACTTGTTGCAAGAAGAAATCCCTTTTTTGCTGATAGAATTTCCCCAAATGAAGGTAGTTCTCGGGATCTGCCAGGAACTCGGCCAATGCCAGCTGCACAGGGGTGTTTACACTGAATGTAATAAACTGGTGTGCCTTGCGGATTTCGCGCGTGATATTTTCCGGAGCTACCGTATACCCAATCTTCCAGCCGGTAGCATGAAACGTTTTTCCAAAGGAGAAAACAGAAATACTTCGCCTGGCCAGTTCCGGGTATTTCAATACACTTTCGTGCGACTTGCCTTCAAAGATGATGCGTTCGTAGACTTCATCACTCAATACCATCAGATTATGTTCGGAGGCCAAGCCCTCAAGTATTTTCAAGTCCGAATGGGTTAATATCGAACCTGCCGGATTGTGAGGTGTGTTCACCATGATCATTCGGGTTCGCGAAGTGATTTTCTTTTTCACTTCATTCCAGTCGATGGCAAAATCTGGAGGAGAAAGATTGACGTGAACCGGCTTTCCTCCATTGAGACGAATGGCGGGATCATACGAATCGTAGGAGGGATCAAAGATGATGACTTCATCATCCTGACGAATTAATCCGGCGATGGTGGCAAAGATAGCTTCAGTGCCTCCGGCTGTAACCGTTATTTCTGACTCAGAATTAATTTCACGCTGATAGGTTTTGAAAATTACCTCGCTGATCATTTTGCGAAGTACGGGCACACCTGGCATTGGCGCATACTGATTATGCCCGCCTTTCATCTGTGCGTGGATCAGGTCAATCAATTTTTCTGAAACAGGAAAATCAGGAAACCCTTGTGACAAGTTAATGGCATCATGTTCTAGCGCCATTTTTGACATGATACTGAAAATGGAAGTGCCAACTTCGGGAAGGCGGGAAGTTAAATTCATTTGAGTTGGTTTTTATCGATTCCGGCTTGCTTCAAAATTCCGAAGTATGTGCCTTTAGGTAAATCCTTGTTCCCGTGGATTGGAACGACTACGATTTTCCCCGATTGCTTATTCTGAAATAAATGGTGACTGCCTTTAGACCTTTTAAATTCAAAACCATGATCGGAAAGAATTTTGGTTAAGTCTTTAGCTGAGAAACTCAAGCAGTGAGATTAAGGGAATATTCTAATGTATCACTATCATCTGGCACAGGCGCACCTTCCGCTTGCAGATGTTCAATATAAAGTTCTATAGCTTCTTTAGCCATTGAAATTGCATGATCAATATCGTTACCGTACGTAATACAACCAGGCAATGCTGGGACAACCGCAGTATAGGCTCCCTCAGGCTCCTTAGTCAATAAAATTTTGTACGTCAGATTTCTCATAACAGAAACGAAATTACAAAAAATGAATTGTTCATTTTTTGAGGGGAGCCAAGATTCTATACTCCGTATCCACATCGCCTTTACTGATGTCATTCAATTTTCCTTTGAGGGTACGTTTTTTCAGAGGAGAGAGATAGTCGATAAAAAGCTTTCCCTCGATATGGTCGTATTCGTGCTGGATGATTCGAGCTTTCATGTCGTCAAACTCTTCTTCAAATGCGTTCCAGTTTTCATCGAAATATTTGATTCGCAATTTTTCAGGACGTTCCACTTCTTCTCGGATATTCGGAATACTGAGGCACCCTTCTTCAAAGGCCCAGGGCTCACCCTCTTCTTCTAAAATGACTGGATTGACGAATACTTTTTTAAAATCCTTCAAATCGGGTTCGTCCTCCAGGGTTGTGCCATCAACGACAAACAGGCGAATGCTTTTTCCGATTTGAGGCGCTGCAAGACCAATGCCGTGTGCGCCATGCATTGTCTCGAACATATCATTGACAAGTTCTTTAATGTTTTCTCCTTTTTCGATGTCTTTCGCTTTTTTGCGCAACACCGGATCTCCATACATGACGATAGGGTAAATCATAACTTCTCTTAAAAAGGCAAAGGTAATTGAACAGGTACGAATTATGAAGTGCAACTACTTGCCTTTGGACTGCATATAGTTTTGCAGGATCAAAACAGCACTGATTTTGTCCACATTTCCCTTTACCTGGCGGTCTTTTTTCTTCATGCCTCCTGAGATCATAGCATCAAGTGCAAGACTTGAAGTGAATCGCTCATCTACTTCGGTCAAGGATATTTTTGGGAAATTCTGTCGAAATAACTCAACAAATTTCCTGACCTCAGGAGCAGTAGAGGAATCAGTATTATCAAGTCTTTTTGGCATGCCTATGATGGCCTCCACGACTTGCTCTTTTTCAAAATACTTTTTGAGATAAGTCAGGAGCTGAGAGGTTTCCACCGTTTCTAAAGCCGTGGCAATGATCTGCATGGGGTCTGTGACTGCAAGCCCGGTACGTTTAAGGCCGTAATCAATGGCGAGGATTCGGGGCATAAGTCAGGGCAATTTTTGAGGCTTTCAATATCAAAAGAATCATTTTGCGCTCACAAAATTACGATAACTTCCTGCAGAATAATTTATTCATTACGAAGTACATAACATGAGAATAGGATTAGTGATCATTTTTTGTGCCTGTACCTCTGTCGTTAGGGCACAGCAGGAAAGAAGGATCAAATCCATTGATGAAATAGACGCCATCCTTGAAGTCTACACCCATATCCTGACACCTTATGTTGGGCAAATGGTCAAGGATCATTTATCGTTCACAGAGCAACAGGATAAATTCTGGCAATGGCCAGACAGCTTAACACTGTCGAGAAGAAGGGAACGTAAGAGGTCGGATTCAGCATATCTTTCCGTAGGATCAATTGTGGTAAACCGAAATATTCGTGCGCTTTATAATTCAGATCCAAGATCATTTTTGAGTTTAACTCAGGGAGTTGTTATAAAAGCAATTGACTCAGCGTATCAAAAGGAATTTCGCTATGAGGGTCTTTCTCCTGAATTCTATAAGGAAGTTCATCAGAAGATTGAAGAAAAGTTCAGGTAATAGAAAGAGCTACCTAATTCCACTTTGCCTTCTCGAAGAACTTAGATTTCACCTGGCTTTCGAGCATCATCGCTTTAGGAAAGAGAATTTCGTTTTCTATGCGCGCATGTGCCTGTAGGTTTTTCTCGAACTCCATCAATTCAGTGTAAATCACTTTTACATGCAAGGGGGCATCAGGAGCAAGGTAGTAGTCTTTGGTGATTTTGCGAATGCCAGCCATCTCATCGTCATGTGCCTCATGTTCCAGGGCACAACGCTGCAGGGAATGTTTTTCCATGGAACGATAGAGGCGTGTAGGATTATACCGGCCTTGTGCGGCTCGCTCTAGTGAATTGATGTATTTAAAAAGTGTGTCCTCTTCTTCGTAGATGTGGTGAATGAAATCTTCCAGGAACAAAGGAAAAAGAATCTTTAGATCCTTTTCAACCGATTCGTACTCTCTATGATCCGCTTTAAAATTCACTACCAGTTTGTGAATAAACGGCAACTTGTGCTTAATGAACAAATAATGCGCGTGTTTCAAATACTCAATGATGAGATCGATGCGATATGAAAATAACGGGAGATCATCCTCTTTGAAGTTCTCGCGTGAAAGCTCCAGACCTTTGATTACCGGCTCAGTTGCCAAGCCCTTTTGTTGGCATACTTGTTCCAATGTCTGCGTAGGATACTCGTAAAATGGGATACCGAAAGAATATAGAACATGCGCCAACAAGTGATCGTGACTCACGAGTTCTGTAATTTTCTTGCTGATCATGTCCAGCGGGTTCATGCAGAAGGTAAATATAACGATCTCGAAATTGCGGTCAAACCGGAATGGCTGATTTTCATCGTGGAAATGTTAAGCATTGGTGTGACAATCTCTATCTTTGAATGGAATTAACGAGTATGCGTGAAGATTATTTGAAGGGCGAGACAGAAGGACAAAATTCGACTGATAAAGAGTTCGAAAAAGCCCTGAGGCCGCTTTCGTTTGGCGATTTTACCGGTCAGCAGAAAGTAACAGACAATATTAAAGTGTTCGTGATGGCAGCCAAGCAGCGAAATGAGTCGCTTGATCACGTTTTGCTCCATGGCCCTCCCGGCCTCGGGAAAACTACGTTGTCATTTATAATTGCAAACGAGCTAGGGTCAAATATTAAAATAACTTCCGGTCCGGTGTTGGATAAGCCTAGTGACCTCGCAGGATTGCTCACGAACTTAGAGGCGAATGATGTCTTGTTTATCGACGAAATTCACCGATTGAATCCAATCGTAGAAGAATATCTGTACTCTGCCATGGAAGATTTTCGCATCGATATCATGCTCGATAGTGGGCCTAATGCCAGGTCGGTGCAAATCGGACTTAACCCCTTTACATTAATCGGTGCTACCACGCGCGCGGGTCTGCTCACATCGCCATTGCGTGCCCGATTTGGAATCAATGCCCGCCTTGAGTACTACGATTCGCAGCTACTGACTAAGATAGTTATACGATCTTCCGATATTTTAAACACGCCTATTGAAGCAGACGCTTCGTTTGAAATAGCGCGAAGAAGCCGTGGTACACCCAGGATCGCAAATAACTTACTCAAACGTACCCGCGACTTTGCCCAGATCAAAGGAAATGGCACCATCACCAAGCCGATTGCTCAATTAGCCCTTAAAGCTCTGGATGTAGATGAGAATGGTTTGGATGATATGGACAATCGTATCCTTCTGGCCATCATTGAAAAATTTAAAGGAGGCCCCGTCGGTATTTCAACCATTGCGACTGCTGTCGGGGAAGAGGGTGAAACGATCGAAGAAGTGTATGAGCCCTTCCTGATTCAGGAAGGCTACCTTAAACGGACATCTCGCGGCCGCGAGGCAACTGAGCTTGCCTATAAGCATTTAAAAATTGCCCGACCAAGAACGCAGGGATTGTTTGACTGAGCTTTACGCTCTTAGAACACTTGTCCAAGAGTCTTAATTCTACTTTCGCGATACAATTGTATTGCTTACCACGAAGCTGATTACGCCCATTACTATCATCAGTAAAGTTTGCCAGGCGTGGAAAATAAAAACAAATGCTACCGCGTCAGGCTTAGCCATGTTGTAGAGCATCGTTAATCCGAGAGGAACCAGCACATGATAAGATCCGGTGCCACCGGGGAGCGGGGCTGCCATGGCAATAGAACCGATAGCGAATAACGTGACTACTGCACCAAAACCCAGGTGTGATGTTTCTGGAAAAGCCATTAGCACGAGATAACTCATCAGGAAGTACAAAATCCAAATAGTGAGTGAATAGAACACAAATAGCCACTTATTCTCAAGCTTCAGAACTGAAAGAAGACCTTCCTTAAATCCGTGAATGATTTTCAGGAATTTTTGATTTTTTCTCAACAGGTAAATTCCAACCAGAAAAAGAATGCCTAAGGCCGCAGCTACCCATACCCATGCCGGAATGCTCATTTCTCCCGATGAAAAGTTAAGCGTATCTAAAAACGCTTTTAACTTGTCCCACTCTACGTAAAAGGAAAAAGCAATTAGCACAAGCAAGCAGAGTACATCAGCGAGACGTTCGACCACGACTGTTCCAAATGAAATTTCGACCGGAGTTTTTTCGAGTTGATAGAGGGTATAGCACCGTGATACTTCACCCCCACGAGGCACGGCAAGATTCACCAGGTATCCCGTCATCAAAGAGAGGAAGCTGCTTGATAATTTTACGTCCTGACCTGTAGGTTGCAATAACATTTTCCATCGCATTGCACGGACTATATGACTGATGACTGCAGTTCCTGCCATGATCCACAGGTAGAATTTGTCAGATTTTTTCCAAGCCTGCCACAAGAAGTCGATCTTGTTTTCACCTTCTACTTTTAACCCGCGAAGGGAAAGCCAAAGCAAAAGAACCGTGATCGCCATCATCAGCACATAGCGTGTACCTGTTTTTATTCGCTGCATCCGTCAGGCAAGTTTATTTTCAGGAGTAGGAAAGATGAGTGTAGGCTTGAATTTCTTGGCTTCTTCAAGTTCCATCGAAGCGTATGAGATCACGATTACGATATCGCCAACTTGTGCCAGTCGGGCGGCAGGGCCGTTGATGCAGATCATTCCACTGTTGCGCTCTCCTTTGATTACATATGTTTCCAGGCGTTCGCCATTATTGACATTTACCACCTGCACTTTTTCGCCTTCAATGATATTCGCTGCATCCATGAGCACTTCGTCAATGGTAATGCTTCCAACATAGTGCAACTCAGCCTGTGTCACTTTGACCCGGTGTATCTTCGATTTTAAAACTTCAATTCTCATTCATTAATAAATTATCGATCAGTCTTACTTCACCTACAAACCCTGCAATCAGCAGGATCGATTTATCTGTAACGCTTTCTGTTGCTTTTAAGTTTTCGATATTGACAAGTTCAAAATACTCGAGTCTCACGCCCTCAATACTCCTGCACTTTTGTTTGACAGCTTCCTTTACTTGCGCGATCTTCTCTCCCTGCTTAAGCATTTTTTTTGCTTCAGTTAGTGATTGAAAAAACACGATGGCTTTTTGCCTTTCGGATGCATTTAGTCGCATGTTGCGCGATGACATTGCCAATCCATCCGATTCGCGAAAAATAGGCATCGGTCTTAATTGCAGGTCGAATTTCAATTCCTTGACCAGTTTCTCGATGATCTTGAATTGTTGAAAGTCTTTTTGTCCGAAATACGCAACGGTTGGTTTGATGATGTGAAAAAACTTCGACACCACGAGCGCCACTCCGCTGAAATGCCCTGGCCTGAATTCTCCCTCGAGAATTTTGTCGAGATCGCCAAAGTCGAATTTGATGCTCGGGGTGGTTTCATACATCTCATCTATCTCTGGCACAAAAACAACGTCACAACCAGATTTTTTTAACATTTCAAGGTCGTGATCTAATGTACGAGGGTATTTCTCAAGGTCCTTTGTGTTGTTGAACTGAGCCGGATTGACAAAAACACTGCAAACAGTGAGTTCGTTTTCGCGCCTTGAAGCTTCTATTAATGAAAGGTGCCCCGCGTGGAGCGCCCCCATGGTGGGAACTAACCCGACAGATATGGAGTTAGGTTTTTGGCTCAAAAAGGCCTTCAGGGGCTTGATTTCCTTGAAAATTTCCATTTTTGAGCGGCTTTTAGAAGGGCGCAAATATAGTCCTTATGTTTAAATCAAAGTTGAAAATGGGGCAGATTTTCCGTACTTTTGTGCTCCCGTTTTCTTGTCTCAACAAAATTCAACCGATATGTCAAAAATCCGCATTCTCTATGTTGCCAGTGAGATTAATCCGTTTTTGCAGACCACTGAGGTGGCTGATTTTGTTCGAAAATTGCCTCAGGCAATGCAAGAGCGAGGAATGGAGATTCGAATACTGGTACCGCGGTTTGGCCTGATCAATGAGCGTAAAAACAGATTGCACGAAGTTGTTCGTCTTTCTGGTATTAATATTGCCGTGGGTGATGAAGAAAAGCCTTTGATCATTAAAGTGGCGTCAATACCGAATGCCAAACTGCAGGTTTATTTTATCGACAATGAAGATTATTTCCACCGCAAGTCAGTTTTCCACGATAAGGAAAATCGTTTCTTCGAAGACAATGACGAGCGCGCTATTTTCTTTTGCAAGGGCGTAATTGAAACAGTCCGCAAACTGGGCTGGGGTCCTGATATTGTGCATTGCAATGACTGGATCACGAGTTTTATTCCTTTGTATTTGAAGACGACTTACAAAAACGATCCGCTCTTCAAAAATTCGAAGACCGTATTTACGATTTACAATAATAGCTTCTCCCATAAATTCAAAGGAGATTTGATGGGCAAAGTTCGTATGCTTGATATTGAAGACAATATGCTTGGTCACCTGAAGACGGCTGACTACGAAGGCTTCATCAAGTTGGGAGCACAATGGGCTGATGTTGTAAACGTTGCCGGCGATGGCAAGAAATTGGAAGGCCTCGTAAAGAAAATAAAAGAGAAAAAAGTTTCGTCAATAGAAAAGGACGAAGACTACACTGAGGAGTTTTATAACCTTTACACCGAACTGGTAGGTTAGTTACTTTTCAGCTATTTAAATAATGAAAGTCGGGTGGTTAAGAAATTAACACTCGACTTTTTATTTTTGCATAGAACCATATTTATAAAGTAGATGTTCGAAACCAAACCAACCCAATTAATATGTGTGGAATTGTAGCTTACGTGGGTCATCGCCAGGCGAGTGATATCATCATTAAAGGATTGAAGCGGCTTGAGTACCGCGGCTACGATAGTGCCGGGGTTGCGCTGCTTAATGGGGGACTGAATGTTTATAAAAAGAAAGGCAAGGTTTCAGAGCTGGAGTCTTTTATCAAGAATGAAAATCTGAACAGCCATATTGGTATGGGGCACACACGCTGGGCCACACATGGAGAACCAAATGATGAAAATGCACACCCCCACTATTCAGCCACAAAAAAACTGGCAATCATTCACAATGGTATCATTGAAAACTATAGTTCACTAAAGCAGGACTTGCTGCGCAAGGGACATCAGTTCTTTAGTGATACTGATACAGAAGTCTTTATTCATTTTATAGAAGACATCAAAAACAATGAAAAATGCTCCTTGGATGAAGCGGTGCGACTGGCGCTTACGAAGGTGGTTGGTGCATACGCTATCGTAGTGATGTCGCTTGAAGATCCAAATCTTTTGATTGCCGCGCGTAAAGGCAGCCCATTGGTCGTAGGTGTGGGTAAGGGAGAATTCTTTATGGCTTCTGATGCGACTCCGATTGTAGAGTACACGAACGAAGTAGTTTACCTCAATGACCAGGAAATAGCAGTAGTCAACAATGGTCAGCTTAACATTAAGAATACGGCAAACCTTCCACTTACTCCCTATGTACAGACCGTTGATATAGAATTGGAAGCGATTGAAAAGGGCGGTTATGAACACTTCATGCTCAAAGAAATCTTTGAGCAGTCACGATCAATAAAGGATTGCATGCGCGGCCGGTTGGATTCTGACGCAGGCAGATTGACACTGGGAGGGTTGCGCGAATATGTTAATAAGATCGTTAATGCCGATCGTATTTTAATTGTGGCCTGTGGCACTTCGTGGCATGCAGGTTTGGTCGCGGAATATTTTTTTGAAGAGTTCTGCCGTATACCTGTGGAGGTGGAGTATGCTTCCGAGTTTCGTTACCGTAATCCTGTTATTCGCGAAGGTGATGTGGTGATTGCGATTTCCCAATCAGGCGAAACGGCAGATACCCTCGCAGCTATTGAAATGGCGAAATCAAAAGGTGCAATTATCTTCGGTGTATGCAATGTGGTAGGTTCTTCCATTCCACGGACAACACATGCAGGAGCTTATACTCATGCCGGGCCTGAAATAGGTGTAGCGAGTACGAAGGCATTCACGGCACAGTTGACAGTACTCAATATGATCGCGTTGATCGTTGCACAACGGAAGG
Proteins encoded in this window:
- a CDS encoding glycogen synthase: MSKIRILYVASEINPFLQTTEVADFVRKLPQAMQERGMEIRILVPRFGLINERKNRLHEVVRLSGINIAVGDEEKPLIIKVASIPNAKLQVYFIDNEDYFHRKSVFHDKENRFFEDNDERAIFFCKGVIETVRKLGWGPDIVHCNDWITSFIPLYLKTTYKNDPLFKNSKTVFTIYNNSFSHKFKGDLMGKVRMLDIEDNMLGHLKTADYEGFIKLGAQWADVVNVAGDGKKLEGLVKKIKEKKVSSIEKDEDYTEEFYNLYTELVG
- a CDS encoding aminotransferase; translation: MNLTSRLPEVGTSIFSIMSKMALEHDAINLSQGFPDFPVSEKLIDLIHAQMKGGHNQYAPMPGVPVLRKMISEVIFKTYQREINSESEITVTAGGTEAIFATIAGLIRQDDEVIIFDPSYDSYDPAIRLNGGKPVHVNLSPPDFAIDWNEVKKKITSRTRMIMVNTPHNPAGSILTHSDLKILEGLASEHNLMVLSDEVYERIIFEGKSHESVLKYPELARRSISVFSFGKTFHATGWKIGYTVAPENITREIRKAHQFITFSVNTPVQLALAEFLADPENYLHLGKFYQQKRDFFLQQVNGSSLKPLPCFGSYFQLLSFEGMGKKSDVEMAEWMTKEMKLAPIPVSAFYKDQTDNKLLRFCFAKSEGTLQKAGEILRKI
- the dnrN gene encoding iron-sulfur cluster repair di-iron protein → MNPLDMISKKITELVSHDHLLAHVLYSFGIPFYEYPTQTLEQVCQQKGLATEPVIKGLELSRENFKEDDLPLFSYRIDLIIEYLKHAHYLFIKHKLPFIHKLVVNFKADHREYESVEKDLKILFPLFLEDFIHHIYEEEDTLFKYINSLERAAQGRYNPTRLYRSMEKHSLQRCALEHEAHDDEMAGIRKITKDYYLAPDAPLHVKVIYTELMEFEKNLQAHARIENEILFPKAMMLESQVKSKFFEKAKWN
- the ruvB gene encoding Holliday junction ATP-dependent DNA helicase RuvB, which gives rise to MELTSMREDYLKGETEGQNSTDKEFEKALRPLSFGDFTGQQKVTDNIKVFVMAAKQRNESLDHVLLHGPPGLGKTTLSFIIANELGSNIKITSGPVLDKPSDLAGLLTNLEANDVLFIDEIHRLNPIVEEYLYSAMEDFRIDIMLDSGPNARSVQIGLNPFTLIGATTRAGLLTSPLRARFGINARLEYYDSQLLTKIVIRSSDILNTPIEADASFEIARRSRGTPRIANNLLKRTRDFAQIKGNGTITKPIAQLALKALDVDENGLDDMDNRILLAIIEKFKGGPVGISTIATAVGEEGETIEEVYEPFLIQEGYLKRTSRGREATELAYKHLKIARPRTQGLFD
- a CDS encoding alpha-L-fucosidase, whose product is MDMKKIEFGFRNLRYVTIVLLLVVAGNSSAQYKPSTENLQNREWFQQSRFGLFIHWGVYSVLGDGEWVMNNQRIPISTYEKLPAFFNPTEFNPAEWVQMAKEAGMKYITITSKHHDGFAMWDSQVSDYNIVKKTPYGKDVLKMLAEECRKQGIKLFFYHSQLDWHHPDYFPRGFTGGSFTGRKEEGDFNKYLDYMDAQLAELLTNYGPLAGIWFDGMWDKEKADWRLQKTYSLIHQLQPGALVGSNHHLTPIGGEDFQMFEKDLPGHNTTGFAPTQKVGELPKETCETINNSWGFNLKDDHHKSKKELIQYLVKAAGYGANFLLNVGPMPNGKIQPEHKQTLREVGEWLKIYGETIYGTQGGPLTARNWGVTTQNGNKVYLHILNWQDEALIIPRLEKKILSVKLFKEKAILKFSENEFGVTVLLPKSLQNEIDTVVELELKN
- a CDS encoding hydrolase → MQDLKITIIQSDIHWEDIGANLAMFEEKIWKAGQTDVIVLPEMFTTGFTMKAQKLGEMMNMRTFKWMKQMADQTGALILGSFIAHVHERYYNRLLWMEPGGNFKTYDKRHLFRMAEEHSVYSPGESLLIGHWKGWRICPLVCYDLRFPVWSRNRWNATLKKPSYDLLVYVANWPMVRANAWETLLRARAIENLSYCVGVNRVGSDGNGIEYNGYSAIIGPKGDPIFSVETVEATKTIELNAHSLQAYRDRFPAYLDADDFTIESEIFEERDFLNGLS
- the panD gene encoding aspartate 1-decarboxylase, whose amino-acid sequence is MRIEVLKSKIHRVKVTQAELHYVGSITIDEVLMDAANIIEGEKVQVVNVNNGERLETYVIKGERNSGMICINGPAARLAQVGDIVIVISYASMELEEAKKFKPTLIFPTPENKLA
- the panC gene encoding pantothenate synthetase — its product is MEIFKEIKPLKAFLSQKPNSISVGLVPTMGALHAGHLSLIEASRRENELTVCSVFVNPAQFNNTKDLEKYPRTLDHDLEMLKKSGCDVVFVPEIDEMYETTPSIKFDFGDLDKILEGEFRPGHFSGVALVVSKFFHIIKPTVAYFGQKDFQQFKIIEKLVKELKFDLQLRPMPIFRESDGLAMSSRNMRLNASERQKAIVFFQSLTEAKKMLKQGEKIAQVKEAVKQKCRSIEGVRLEYFELVNIENLKATESVTDKSILLIAGFVGEVRLIDNLLMNEN
- the def gene encoding peptide deformylase, translated to MIYPIVMYGDPVLRKKAKDIEKGENIKELVNDMFETMHGAHGIGLAAPQIGKSIRLFVVDGTTLEDEPDLKDFKKVFVNPVILEEEGEPWAFEEGCLSIPNIREEVERPEKLRIKYFDENWNAFEEEFDDMKARIIQHEYDHIEGKLFIDYLSPLKKRTLKGKLNDISKGDVDTEYRILAPLKK
- a CDS encoding putative pre-16S rRNA nuclease, with protein sequence MPRILAIDYGLKRTGLAVTDPMQIIATALETVETSQLLTYLKKYFEKEQVVEAIIGMPKRLDNTDSSTAPEVRKFVELFRQNFPKISLTEVDERFTSSLALDAMISGGMKKKDRQVKGNVDKISAVLILQNYMQSKGK
- a CDS encoding dolichol-P-glucose synthetase, translating into MQRIKTGTRYVLMMAITVLLLWLSLRGLKVEGENKIDFLWQAWKKSDKFYLWIMAGTAVISHIVRAMRWKMLLQPTGQDVKLSSSFLSLMTGYLVNLAVPRGGEVSRCYTLYQLEKTPVEISFGTVVVERLADVLCLLVLIAFSFYVEWDKLKAFLDTLNFSSGEMSIPAWVWVAAALGILFLVGIYLLRKNQKFLKIIHGFKEGLLSVLKLENKWLFVFYSLTIWILYFLMSYLVLMAFPETSHLGFGAVVTLFAIGSIAMAAPLPGGTGSYHVLVPLGLTMLYNMAKPDAVAFVFIFHAWQTLLMIVMGVISFVVSNTIVSRK